A single region of the Gilliamella apis genome encodes:
- a CDS encoding PTS sugar transporter subunit IIB, whose amino-acid sequence MKNLLIMCGAGHATSTIAVSKVNKWLSDEKLTDQVKIYQSKIADELNKIDSYDVVVSTTIVPDSIKAKVINGLPLLTGVGLNEFFAELKKRLAI is encoded by the coding sequence ATGAAAAATTTACTTATCATGTGTGGTGCAGGGCATGCAACTTCGACTATCGCAGTAAGCAAAGTGAATAAATGGCTTAGTGATGAAAAATTAACAGATCAGGTAAAAATTTATCAATCTAAGATTGCTGATGAACTTAATAAGATTGACTCTTATGATGTGGTTGTAAGCACAACTATTGTACCTGATTCAATTAAAGCAAAAGTAATTAATGGGTTACCACTACTTACTGGTGTTGGATTAAATGAATTTTTTGCTGAATTGAAAAAGCGTTTAGCTATTTAA
- a CDS encoding PTS sugar transporter subunit IIA yields MYFDQHLCLFNIEAKTKEEILTTMAQMLLSHGIVKQDYLTGILEREQQYPTGLLVNSIGFAIPHTDSSKVNQSQICFASLKNPVIFSGMTDDKEQIPVKFIFMLAMKQPHEQVENLQNLIGLFQNEEQIKLLEQCQSTNEFISILNSAGVK; encoded by the coding sequence ATGTACTTTGATCAACATTTATGCCTATTTAACATTGAGGCAAAAACCAAAGAAGAGATCTTAACCACAATGGCACAAATGTTATTGTCACATGGCATTGTTAAACAAGATTATTTAACAGGTATTTTAGAAAGAGAACAGCAATACCCTACTGGTTTATTAGTTAATTCGATTGGTTTTGCAATTCCCCACACCGATTCCTCAAAAGTGAATCAATCACAAATTTGTTTTGCATCACTAAAAAATCCGGTGATTTTTTCTGGTATGACCGATGATAAAGAGCAAATACCGGTCAAATTTATTTTCATGTTAGCAATGAAGCAACCACATGAACAAGTTGAGAATTTACAAAATTTAATCGGCTTATTTCAAAATGAGGAGCAAATAAAATTATTAGAACAATGTCAATCAACTAACGAATTTATCTCTATTTTAAATAGCGCTGGTGTTAAATAG
- the mmuM gene encoding homocysteine S-methyltransferase, which produces MSKENPLSQLLNQNNYVIIDGALASELQRRGCDLNDSLWSAKVLIDQPDLIRQVHYDYFNAGADCAITASYQATPLGFAQKGISLAESINLIKQSVALAQQAKQQYLDQIKSDKLLVIAGSVGPYGAYLADGSEYTGNYQLSENEFIDFHQARMQALIEAKVDILACETLPNFVEIKALAKLLQQYPTMTAWFSLTLKDANHLSDGTPLVEVIDYLNQIDQVVSIGINCIALEKVSLALTELQTLTAKPLIVYPNSGEQYDPTTKLWHKDHQHNCSFDNQLPVWIKLGAKLIGGCCQTTPNDIAQIAHYLKAAN; this is translated from the coding sequence ATGTCAAAAGAAAATCCTCTCTCGCAGTTATTAAACCAAAATAACTACGTAATTATTGATGGTGCTTTAGCAAGTGAGCTTCAGCGCCGTGGTTGTGATCTTAATGATAGCTTATGGTCAGCTAAAGTATTAATTGATCAACCCGATCTAATTAGACAAGTTCATTATGACTATTTTAATGCAGGGGCGGATTGTGCTATTACCGCTAGCTATCAAGCGACACCATTAGGTTTTGCCCAAAAAGGGATATCACTTGCCGAATCAATAAATTTGATAAAACAAAGTGTAGCACTAGCTCAACAAGCCAAGCAGCAATATCTAGATCAAATTAAGTCAGATAAGTTATTAGTTATCGCTGGTTCGGTAGGGCCCTACGGAGCCTATTTGGCAGACGGTTCAGAATATACTGGTAATTATCAACTTAGTGAAAATGAGTTTATTGATTTTCATCAGGCCAGAATGCAAGCACTCATTGAAGCAAAAGTTGATATTTTAGCTTGTGAAACCCTACCCAACTTTGTTGAAATAAAAGCGTTAGCTAAATTGCTACAACAATATCCAACAATGACAGCATGGTTTTCGTTAACGTTAAAAGATGCCAATCACCTTAGTGATGGAACTCCACTTGTCGAAGTGATTGATTATCTAAATCAGATTGATCAGGTAGTCAGTATCGGTATTAATTGTATTGCCTTAGAAAAGGTCTCTCTAGCATTAACCGAATTACAAACACTCACGGCGAAACCTTTAATTGTTTATCCTAATTCAGGTGAGCAATATGATCCAACCACTAAACTATGGCACAAAGATCATCAACATAATTGTAGCTTTGATAATCAATTGCCAGTTTGGATCAAGTTAGGGGCCAAATTGATTGGTGGCTGCTGTCAAACAACTCCAAATGATATTGCACAAATTGCTCATTATTTAAAAGCAGCTAATTAA
- a CDS encoding YjbQ family protein, which yields MNIIHHAIEINTVAGRHSYHDITEQLKQFVKQSNIQNGQLTIATSHTTCSLFFEECMHDTNFFGDEFLQVDINNTLEKIAPRMTSENQYNSPGPKHVEFGLSLSDPNYPAEKWVMLNTDAHIKSSLFGHFSIVLIIKDGQPLLGQLGRIYFVDWDALRERKRNVNFMLMGR from the coding sequence ATGAATATTATTCATCATGCCATTGAAATCAACACGGTTGCAGGTAGGCATTCATACCACGATATTACTGAGCAATTAAAACAGTTTGTAAAGCAATCCAATATCCAAAATGGTCAATTAACGATAGCTACTAGCCATACAACATGTTCACTTTTTTTTGAAGAATGTATGCACGATACTAATTTTTTTGGTGATGAATTTCTGCAAGTTGATATCAACAATACATTAGAAAAAATTGCTCCACGGATGACCAGCGAAAATCAATATAACTCACCGGGTCCAAAGCATGTTGAATTTGGTTTAAGTCTTAGTGATCCTAATTATCCAGCTGAAAAATGGGTTATGTTAAATACCGATGCTCATATCAAATCATCACTGTTTGGTCATTTTTCAATAGTATTAATTATCAAAGATGGTCAGCCATTATTAGGGCAGTTAGGACGAATTTATTTTGTCGATTGGGATGCACTACGTGAAAGAAAACGTAATGTGAATTTTATGCTGATGGGTCGTTAA
- a CDS encoding ribulose-phosphate 3-epimerase, giving the protein MILSPSLFNSDLYQIKETLENLQTLGIRQLHIDVMDNHYVPNLGFNASFVKNLKAHTDFILDCHLMVEKPELAIVDFIDAKADIITFHYEATAHHSYIINKIKNSNINIKVGIAINPCTPVENLKLLLPQVDQVLVMTVNPGQKNESFLPFTLPKIEQLKSIKQIGNYHYDIQVDGNISDQNISSCVTAGANSIVSGGFIFNNNPLESNIERLKAAIK; this is encoded by the coding sequence ATGATACTGTCTCCATCGCTATTTAATTCTGATCTTTATCAGATCAAAGAAACTCTAGAAAATCTACAAACTTTAGGTATTCGCCAACTACATATTGATGTAATGGATAATCATTATGTACCCAATCTAGGCTTTAATGCTAGTTTTGTTAAAAATCTAAAAGCGCATACTGATTTTATTTTAGATTGCCATCTAATGGTTGAAAAACCTGAATTAGCCATAGTTGATTTTATTGATGCTAAAGCTGATATTATTACCTTTCATTATGAAGCAACGGCGCATCATTCATATATTATTAATAAAATTAAAAATAGTAATATTAATATTAAAGTCGGTATAGCTATAAACCCTTGTACACCAGTTGAAAATCTGAAGCTGTTATTACCTCAGGTCGATCAGGTTTTAGTCATGACGGTCAATCCTGGCCAAAAAAATGAAAGTTTTTTACCTTTTACGTTACCAAAAATAGAACAATTGAAAAGTATAAAACAAATCGGTAATTATCATTACGATATTCAGGTTGATGGCAATATTAGCGATCAAAACATATCTTCATGTGTTACGGCTGGCGCAAACAGTATCGTATCGGGGGGATTTATCTTTAACAATAATCCGCTTGAAAGCAACATAGAAAGATTAAAAGCGGCAATCAAATAG
- the hxlB gene encoding 6-phospho-3-hexuloisomerase, with translation MDTKDVLSKILTEISAQVSSINEEQLSQFKNAIIAAKHIFLAGTGRSGLMIGAFANRLMHLGLNVSLITEISKPKANVGDLLILGSSSGETKSLIAYANQAKALGVKIILFTTNGNSSLAKLADNIVAIPIKVLELNQPMGSTFEQLSLLTYDSIVYSLMTELQQTPELMKNRHANIE, from the coding sequence ATGGATACCAAAGATGTATTATCAAAAATATTAACTGAAATATCAGCACAAGTAAGCTCCATCAATGAGGAACAACTTAGCCAATTTAAAAATGCCATTATTGCAGCAAAACACATCTTTCTTGCTGGGACCGGTCGCTCTGGGTTAATGATTGGGGCATTTGCTAATCGATTAATGCATTTGGGCTTGAATGTTAGCTTGATAACTGAAATTAGTAAACCAAAAGCAAATGTCGGTGATTTATTAATTTTAGGATCGAGTTCCGGTGAAACCAAAAGCTTAATTGCTTATGCTAATCAAGCAAAAGCACTTGGCGTTAAAATAATACTATTTACTACCAATGGTAACTCTAGCTTAGCTAAGTTAGCGGATAATATTGTGGCAATTCCAATAAAAGTGCTTGAACTAAATCAACCGATGGGCAGTACGTTTGAACAACTATCATTACTCACTTATGACAGCATTGTTTACAGTCTAATGACAGAATTGCAACAGACGCCAGAATTAATGAAAAACCGTCATGCTAATATTGAATAG
- the mmuP gene encoding S-methylmethionine permease, giving the protein MNKNSSAVPENQFKRSMKTRHLIMLSLGGVIGTGLFFNTGYIIATAGAIGAIIAYLIGAIVVYLVMLCLGELAVAMPETGAFHTYASKFISPATGYTVAWLYWLTWTVALGSSFTAAGLCMQYWFPQVSVWIWCLVFCVVIFLLNIITAQFFAESEFWFSIIKVITIIVFIIAGSAAIFGFIPMKNNLPAPFLHNITEHGWFPNGIIPIVMTMVSVNFAFSGTELIGIAAGETHQPEKTIPLAIKTTILRLIIFFVGTIFVLAALLPMEQAGVIKSPFVEVFESIGIPYAADIMNFVILTAILSAANSGLYASGRMLWSLSNQGTLPKCFGKLNPKGIPTTAIAVSMIGGLLALFSSVIAPDTVFVGLTAISGFAVVAVWLSICASHYFFRKQLSTSEIQSLKYKAPLYPLVPILGFILCLIACIGLAFDPEQRIALYCGIPFVVVCYIAYHITRAYQQRVNR; this is encoded by the coding sequence ATGAACAAAAACTCTTCTGCCGTGCCTGAAAATCAATTTAAACGATCAATGAAGACACGCCACTTAATCATGTTATCACTAGGTGGTGTTATTGGAACTGGATTATTTTTTAATACTGGGTATATCATCGCTACTGCTGGCGCTATTGGTGCTATTATTGCTTATTTAATTGGTGCAATTGTTGTCTATTTAGTTATGCTTTGCTTGGGAGAACTGGCCGTTGCGATGCCTGAAACTGGCGCATTTCATACTTATGCATCAAAATTTATTAGTCCTGCAACCGGCTATACTGTTGCTTGGCTCTATTGGTTAACCTGGACTGTGGCATTAGGCTCAAGTTTTACTGCGGCCGGTTTATGTATGCAATATTGGTTCCCACAAGTATCAGTTTGGATTTGGTGCTTAGTTTTCTGTGTAGTGATTTTCTTATTAAATATTATTACTGCACAATTTTTTGCCGAAAGTGAATTTTGGTTTTCCATTATTAAAGTGATTACCATTATTGTATTTATCATCGCTGGTAGTGCGGCTATCTTTGGGTTTATTCCAATGAAAAATAACCTACCTGCCCCATTTTTGCACAATATTACCGAACATGGCTGGTTTCCTAATGGTATTATTCCTATTGTAATGACCATGGTATCAGTGAATTTCGCATTTTCAGGAACAGAACTTATCGGTATAGCCGCTGGCGAAACCCATCAACCGGAAAAAACCATTCCACTAGCCATCAAAACGACTATTCTACGATTGATTATCTTTTTTGTTGGTACTATTTTTGTGTTAGCAGCCCTATTACCAATGGAACAAGCTGGCGTTATTAAAAGTCCATTTGTTGAAGTATTTGAAAGTATCGGTATTCCTTATGCTGCTGACATTATGAATTTTGTCATTTTAACTGCTATTTTATCCGCAGCTAACTCTGGATTATATGCATCTGGTCGCATGTTATGGTCGCTATCTAATCAAGGTACATTGCCAAAATGCTTTGGTAAATTAAATCCAAAAGGTATTCCAACTACTGCTATTGCCGTTAGTATGATTGGAGGATTATTAGCTTTGTTCTCCAGTGTTATTGCTCCCGATACTGTATTTGTAGGCTTAACGGCAATTTCAGGATTTGCCGTTGTTGCTGTTTGGTTAAGTATTTGTGCTTCACATTACTTTTTTAGAAAACAACTCTCAACATCTGAAATACAATCACTAAAATATAAAGCCCCACTTTATCCATTAGTGCCAATTTTAGGGTTTATATTATGTTTAATTGCTTGTATTGGACTGGCTTTCGATCCTGAACAACGGATTGCCCTTTATTGTGGTATTCCATTTGTAGTGGTTTGCTATATCGCCTATCATATTACCCGAGCTTATCAACAACGAGTAAATCGATAA
- a CDS encoding DUF945 family protein — MKKKTLALGVIAVLGLSYVGIAWHTGNVIENDLDKSLILATEQFNNSQNIFKINISHSNDKKQLFSTKTHINMTLSSKDGSFAEVFTLADKDFTIHHGPFPLAALKQGIFSPQMAWVEFETSKESNPSAWKTSDNQPFITGYISLDYSENMIVKLFSKEISHYREIEDNVKFEYQLGKGSFTFISNMDSAIPSITLDLDKFHTQKTVYYLTLDKLHIDLDGEKQSTMIGYNLHLDSLKTNLRDIYLYYLDDYDYAETDNDTFSIENLKASGTIDSINQNITLNANLDKFTLIPESDDERPFIILNKLSIKQKTDLSDTRVLNGSFISSVDSILYGQQNLGKAEIDIDYQGLDKEIFGEEFIDEETHYDQPINSKFELKNLNWRNVNGDVNIKGSLDIAKLEDIYKQNNPLDSINNLSLHVNAPLNVIAYSYAQYNDPHHSELTEEQFNESKKTVQKNLVYMFDDSAIFKFSKGEEQGLFIDIDILKDSNEANINGQIYNKSEVLDLFE; from the coding sequence ATGAAAAAGAAGACACTGGCTTTAGGCGTTATTGCTGTATTAGGTTTAAGTTATGTTGGTATTGCCTGGCATACTGGTAACGTGATTGAAAATGATTTAGATAAATCGTTAATACTAGCTACTGAGCAATTTAATAATAGCCAAAATATATTCAAAATTAACATCAGCCATTCTAATGATAAAAAACAGCTATTTTCAACCAAAACCCATATTAATATGACCTTATCCTCTAAAGATGGTAGTTTTGCTGAGGTATTTACACTAGCTGATAAGGATTTCACTATTCATCATGGCCCTTTCCCACTTGCCGCTTTAAAGCAAGGTATTTTTTCACCACAAATGGCTTGGGTGGAATTTGAAACTAGCAAAGAATCCAATCCTTCCGCATGGAAGACTAGTGATAATCAACCCTTTATTACCGGCTATATTAGTTTGGATTATAGTGAAAATATGATTGTAAAGCTTTTTAGCAAGGAAATCAGTCATTATAGAGAAATTGAAGATAATGTTAAATTTGAATACCAATTAGGCAAAGGTAGTTTTACATTTATTAGTAATATGGACTCAGCTATCCCTTCGATAACACTAGATTTAGATAAATTTCATACTCAAAAAACCGTTTACTATCTTACGTTAGATAAGCTTCACATTGATCTTGATGGCGAAAAACAGTCAACTATGATTGGTTATAATTTGCATTTAGATTCTTTAAAAACAAATTTAAGAGATATTTATCTTTATTATCTAGATGATTATGACTATGCCGAAACTGATAATGACACCTTTTCAATCGAGAATTTAAAGGCAAGTGGAACTATTGATTCCATCAATCAAAATATTACCTTAAATGCTAATCTTGATAAATTTACCTTAATTCCTGAATCAGATGATGAACGCCCCTTCATCATATTAAACAAACTATCTATCAAACAAAAAACTGATTTAAGTGATACTCGAGTTCTTAATGGCTCATTCATTAGCAGTGTTGATTCAATCTTATATGGACAACAAAATTTAGGTAAAGCAGAAATAGATATTGATTATCAAGGTTTAGATAAAGAGATATTTGGCGAAGAATTTATCGATGAAGAAACTCACTATGATCAACCCATTAACAGTAAATTTGAGCTTAAAAATTTAAACTGGCGTAATGTTAATGGTGATGTCAATATTAAAGGATCACTTGATATCGCAAAGCTTGAAGATATTTATAAACAAAATAATCCTTTAGATAGCATTAATAATCTTTCATTGCATGTTAATGCCCCCCTTAATGTAATTGCCTACAGCTATGCCCAATATAATGATCCTCACCATAGTGAGCTCACTGAGGAACAGTTTAACGAATCGAAAAAAACGGTCCAAAAAAACTTGGTATATATGTTCGATGATTCTGCGATATTTAAATTTAGCAAAGGTGAAGAACAAGGTTTATTTATCGATATTGATATACTTAAAGACAGTAACGAGGCTAATATTAATGGTCAAATTTATAACAAAAGTGAGGTTTTAGATCTTTTCGAATAA
- a CDS encoding PTS galactitol transporter subunit IIC, which yields MDSVINIFQWLINLGGVVFLPIIIFIIALFFRVSFSKAMMSGITVGIGIVGLGLVIGLLSDTLGVAIQKMGEQYGTSLSIMDIGCGVGGPLAFSTTLGLLLIPASLIINFLFISLGWTRTLNVDIWNFWFAIFLGLVAYSVTGEYWVGIIGCITAVMLQWFLADLLQKPISSFFGYPGIAVTHLMALSGAIVAIPLNWIFDRIPGLNKLNADSETLTKRFGIFGDTVVIGLIIGIVVGILANYDVPQIGKLAISTAAIMKIMPKMVAMFMEGLLPVADAAREFTSKKLNGKQVNIGMDAALTVGHPAVMATALIMVPVSLLLALILPGNKVLPFGDLAFYAFGICLMVPFFKGNIIRSILGGTIYLVVCLYMATWLAPVITDVFHLANYDVGTAGIVTVILCGLWPVTLFVLLLTQLGFIGLIGLALVILCLLIYINKIKKIEMY from the coding sequence ATGGATAGTGTCATTAATATTTTTCAATGGCTAATAAATTTAGGTGGGGTCGTTTTTTTACCTATCATCATTTTTATTATCGCCTTGTTTTTCAGAGTTAGCTTTTCCAAAGCGATGATGTCTGGTATTACCGTCGGTATTGGTATTGTCGGTCTTGGTTTAGTTATTGGTTTATTATCAGATACGTTAGGTGTTGCGATTCAAAAAATGGGTGAGCAATATGGAACGTCATTAAGCATCATGGATATTGGTTGTGGAGTAGGTGGCCCGTTAGCATTCTCAACCACATTGGGATTATTACTCATTCCTGCTTCATTAATTATTAACTTTTTATTTATTTCACTCGGTTGGACTAGAACGTTAAACGTTGATATCTGGAACTTCTGGTTTGCAATTTTCCTCGGCTTAGTGGCTTATTCAGTAACCGGTGAATATTGGGTTGGTATTATTGGTTGTATCACTGCAGTAATGTTGCAATGGTTTTTAGCTGATCTTTTACAAAAACCAATTAGTTCCTTCTTTGGATATCCGGGTATTGCCGTTACTCACCTTATGGCATTATCAGGGGCAATTGTTGCAATTCCATTAAATTGGATATTTGACCGCATTCCAGGACTAAATAAATTAAATGCTGATTCTGAAACATTAACCAAACGATTTGGGATTTTCGGTGATACAGTGGTAATTGGTTTAATCATCGGTATTGTTGTTGGCATCTTAGCTAATTACGATGTTCCACAAATTGGTAAATTAGCGATTTCAACTGCTGCAATCATGAAAATTATGCCGAAAATGGTTGCAATGTTTATGGAAGGCTTACTTCCAGTTGCTGATGCTGCTCGTGAATTTACCAGTAAAAAACTCAATGGCAAACAAGTTAACATCGGCATGGATGCTGCGTTAACTGTTGGTCATCCTGCGGTAATGGCAACTGCGTTAATTATGGTACCTGTTTCATTATTATTAGCCTTAATTTTACCGGGTAATAAAGTACTACCTTTTGGTGATTTAGCTTTCTATGCCTTTGGCATCTGTTTAATGGTACCGTTTTTCAAAGGGAATATTATTCGTTCAATTTTAGGCGGCACCATCTATTTGGTCGTCTGCTTATATATGGCAACATGGCTTGCTCCAGTTATTACTGATGTATTCCATTTGGCTAATTACGATGTAGGTACTGCTGGTATTGTTACTGTCATTTTATGTGGATTATGGCCAGTAACCTTATTCGTACTGTTGTTAACTCAGCTTGGTTTTATTGGTCTAATCGGTTTAGCGTTAGTTATTCTTTGCTTGCTTATCTATATCAACAAAATCAAAAAAATTGAAATGTATTAA
- a CDS encoding YdgA family protein, with protein sequence MKKSTLAIGVIAILGLGYVGIAWHTGNVIEAELDNTLKNLTKQVNSLQNDVEVQITHSNDEKGIFSTKTHIKIIAESASASSTITLYDEDVIIHHGPFPLAALKQGTFSPQMAWLEYQGTEKSNPILWKLAGNKPFAKGHINLSYSDNLTINLTTQPIVLSDQDPNYQFLEGKLELGQIDYSVSGNLGFETPSFSLVIDNLNYKRHDGDEIKLKNLKVDNKIDYKNYFFEAQNSVDDLFVNLKANTDKPTIALKNFAMDYKFTNKTTGLEGNMDIAIDAFNYGKQQMGNGTFELNVQGLDKSFFDNFEQISWLLDSANNSNITNTKIDIKKFHWHNASGDFNFSALVDIANLNQMTIYDRDIDKINQLSINLEAPFAVIARFMSQIEAPESEQITDNQLQRASNNLQLMTQMALSRSPLVTFKKGNTSGIFSELDYLKSNDQVTINGNKISKQEFLNNLNF encoded by the coding sequence ATGAAGAAAAGTACACTGGCTATTGGCGTTATTGCAATATTAGGCCTTGGTTATGTTGGTATAGCTTGGCATACAGGCAATGTAATTGAAGCTGAATTAGATAACACATTAAAAAATCTAACAAAACAAGTTAATAGTTTACAAAATGATGTTGAAGTACAAATCACCCATTCCAATGATGAAAAGGGTATTTTTTCAACTAAAACACATATAAAAATTATCGCTGAATCTGCAAGTGCATCCTCGACTATCACGCTATATGATGAAGATGTTATCATCCATCATGGACCATTCCCGCTAGCCGCCTTGAAACAAGGTACTTTTTCGCCACAAATGGCTTGGCTTGAGTATCAAGGTACAGAAAAATCTAACCCAATTTTATGGAAACTTGCTGGTAACAAACCATTTGCAAAAGGACATATCAATTTATCTTATTCTGATAATCTAACCATTAACCTGACAACACAACCGATTGTTTTGAGTGATCAAGATCCTAATTATCAATTTCTTGAAGGTAAACTCGAACTAGGCCAAATTGATTATAGTGTGTCTGGTAACCTAGGATTTGAAACACCTTCTTTTTCATTGGTTATTGATAATTTAAATTATAAAAGACACGATGGTGATGAGATTAAACTAAAAAATTTAAAAGTTGATAATAAAATTGATTATAAAAATTATTTCTTCGAAGCACAAAATAGTGTTGATGATTTATTTGTTAATTTAAAGGCTAATACCGATAAACCAACAATTGCGCTTAAAAATTTTGCAATGGACTATAAATTTACCAATAAAACAACTGGCCTTGAAGGTAACATGGATATTGCAATTGATGCTTTTAATTACGGCAAGCAACAAATGGGAAATGGTACTTTTGAACTTAATGTTCAAGGGTTAGATAAATCATTTTTTGACAATTTTGAGCAAATATCTTGGTTATTAGATTCAGCTAATAACTCAAACATCACCAATACTAAAATAGACATTAAAAAATTTCATTGGCACAATGCTTCTGGTGATTTCAATTTTAGTGCATTAGTTGATATTGCTAACCTTAACCAAATGACAATTTATGATAGAGACATTGACAAAATTAACCAACTTTCAATAAATCTTGAAGCACCATTTGCTGTAATAGCGAGATTTATGTCACAAATAGAAGCTCCTGAGTCAGAACAAATAACCGATAATCAGCTACAAAGAGCAAGCAATAATTTACAATTAATGACACAAATGGCACTGAGCAGATCGCCATTAGTCACCTTTAAAAAAGGTAATACCTCTGGTATATTTAGCGAACTTGATTACTTAAAATCAAACGATCAAGTGACTATCAATGGCAATAAAATTAGCAAACAAGAATTTCTAAACAATTTAAACTTCTAA